In one window of Tellurirhabdus rosea DNA:
- a CDS encoding S8 family serine peptidase, protein MYFSRWLFLLTAMLGLVTSGQAQRSLYSQQQRTIIDRLRSDLAKDRADNLQRAIRLARQRNIPTEQVRADGTVVIVSGVDERNNLLFDATYSATRAGQTTRTSSLYAGGSLGLSLNGSSPAVANKIGIWDAGRVLNTHVELTGRVTQVDNPSRTDNHATHVAGILVGAGVNPLTRGMAFGGRLRAWDFSSDDPEMIAAAPDLLVSNHSYGTVAGWVYNGDRSGDVKWEWHGDTTVSATEDFKFGLYNFEARDWDRIAYNAPYYLIVKSAGNNHAANGPGADQPYVLINRNSISRTPRRDQNGYDQIATYGTSKNVLVVGAVNTISPEYTQPSDVRIASFSSWGPTDDGRIKPDLVGVGVSVLSAGAANNDNYQALNGTSMSTPNVTGSLLLLQEYYNLLHTGRFLRSSTLRGLAIHSADEAGSAPGPDYRHGWGLLNTEQAARVIANADRSHVLEERTLAQNQSQTVQLVASGRGPLVVTICWTDPEGTPSPTGPNGLNDRTPKLVNDLDIRLSNGTTVTQPWTLDPASPDQAARPGDNVLDNVEQIRIENPVPGTTYTLTISHKGSLRNTQQEFALLASGVGGTAYCASNATGPGGTQIDRVRFAGIDQAGAAGCQPYSSFLNVTGTVASGQRLPLEITTGSCGTARPAIVKAFIDWNLDGDFADAGELVATSGELLPGATFTTEITAPPGLTNGQTTRLRILAVETTSAAQVQACGTFATGETQEYLVRYSRPQNDVGVTALLSPQESFCPQSALEISVRIRNFGTVTQNNIPVTVRILKPDNTPVATLTGNLQRPLGPLQETEFVLTGQIPLQYGQPYRFVVTTNLSSDQDASNNPFTDQRTVAQDPASDARFTASFCSETPVTLQNLGAGTAFWYDSPQGGNLLGVGNLIRTPIRTTNNVYYASLNEFNATLGPVSKQDFTGGSYAGNFGPQPLITTQVPLILESARLYIGSAGQITFTVRKLDETVVSTVTLNVTPTRNPNTPAGQPPAGQLSDDPTDPGEIYNLNLRIPEPGNYKITIAYDGGASIFRSNSGVSGFPFEIPGVARLRGSLFNNDTIRNAYYYLYNLRLRSLGCSAGQRTQVTAQSATSTLATVTATGPTSICRGESVTLRAPESQAVTYQWVLNGNVIPGATTATLAATESGAYAVRVTGTCAPVLSEPLAVTVREPARPTLTRNGFTLTSSVATGNQWFRDSVAISGATGSSFQVTRSGRYAVRASPNGCVPLLSEAVSVEVITGLEPHSGGSLHLFPVPATRELTIEFEPVAATGEKYTAVLTDARGVPLQTLTLLKSGRVFSRVLDVSTLPGGPVFVAILNETGVILRQGRFLKL, encoded by the coding sequence ATGTACTTTTCGCGCTGGCTTTTTTTGCTGACCGCAATGCTGGGTTTGGTCACTTCCGGTCAGGCACAACGTTCCCTCTACAGCCAGCAGCAGCGCACCATCATCGACCGGCTCCGCAGCGACCTGGCAAAGGACCGGGCCGACAATCTTCAACGGGCCATCCGGCTTGCCCGCCAGCGCAACATTCCCACCGAACAGGTCCGGGCGGACGGTACAGTCGTGATCGTTTCCGGCGTCGATGAACGCAATAACCTGCTGTTCGACGCCACCTACAGCGCCACGCGGGCCGGACAAACCACGCGGACTTCTTCGCTTTATGCCGGCGGCAGCCTGGGCCTTTCCCTCAACGGCAGCAGTCCGGCGGTCGCCAACAAAATCGGCATCTGGGACGCCGGACGGGTCCTCAATACGCACGTCGAACTGACGGGCCGGGTCACGCAGGTGGACAACCCGAGCCGTACTGACAACCACGCGACCCACGTAGCGGGCATTCTGGTCGGGGCGGGCGTCAACCCGCTGACCCGCGGTATGGCCTTCGGCGGACGACTGCGGGCCTGGGATTTTTCCAGCGATGACCCCGAAATGATTGCCGCCGCCCCGGACCTGCTCGTCTCCAACCACTCGTACGGCACGGTAGCCGGGTGGGTTTATAACGGCGACCGCAGCGGCGATGTCAAGTGGGAATGGCATGGCGACACCACCGTCAGCGCCACCGAAGACTTCAAATTCGGCCTTTACAACTTCGAGGCCCGGGACTGGGACCGGATTGCCTACAACGCGCCGTATTACCTCATTGTCAAATCAGCCGGCAACAACCACGCGGCCAACGGACCGGGTGCCGATCAGCCGTACGTGCTCATTAACCGCAACTCCATCAGCCGGACACCCCGCCGCGACCAGAACGGCTACGACCAGATTGCCACTTATGGCACCTCCAAAAACGTGCTGGTGGTTGGGGCGGTCAATACCATTTCTCCTGAATACACCCAGCCTTCGGACGTCCGGATTGCCAGTTTCAGCAGTTGGGGACCCACCGACGACGGGCGCATTAAACCGGATCTGGTGGGCGTGGGCGTCTCTGTCCTATCGGCCGGAGCGGCCAATAATGACAACTATCAGGCGCTGAACGGCACGTCGATGTCTACCCCCAACGTGACCGGCTCGCTGCTTCTTTTGCAGGAATATTACAATCTGCTCCATACCGGCCGGTTTTTGCGTTCGTCCACGCTCCGCGGCCTGGCCATTCATTCGGCCGACGAAGCCGGTAGCGCGCCCGGACCCGATTACCGCCACGGCTGGGGTCTGCTGAACACCGAACAGGCCGCCCGCGTCATTGCCAACGCCGACCGCAGCCATGTGCTGGAGGAACGCACCCTGGCGCAGAACCAGTCCCAAACGGTGCAACTGGTCGCATCGGGCCGGGGACCGCTGGTGGTGACCATCTGCTGGACGGACCCGGAAGGTACGCCCTCCCCGACCGGCCCTAATGGCCTGAACGACCGCACGCCCAAGCTCGTCAACGACCTCGACATCCGGCTCTCCAACGGCACTACGGTAACGCAGCCGTGGACCCTCGACCCCGCCAGCCCCGATCAGGCGGCCCGGCCGGGCGACAATGTGCTGGACAACGTAGAGCAGATTCGAATCGAAAATCCTGTTCCCGGCACGACTTACACCCTGACGATTTCGCACAAAGGCTCGCTGCGCAACACCCAGCAGGAATTTGCCCTGCTCGCCAGCGGCGTTGGCGGAACGGCCTACTGCGCGTCGAATGCCACCGGCCCGGGCGGTACGCAGATCGACCGGGTTCGTTTTGCCGGCATCGACCAGGCGGGCGCGGCAGGCTGCCAGCCCTACAGCAGCTTCCTGAACGTGACGGGCACCGTGGCTTCCGGCCAGCGTCTGCCGCTCGAAATCACAACGGGCAGTTGCGGCACAGCGCGCCCCGCCATTGTTAAAGCCTTCATCGACTGGAACCTGGACGGCGACTTTGCGGATGCGGGTGAACTGGTGGCTACTTCGGGTGAACTCTTGCCGGGAGCAACGTTTACGACCGAGATAACGGCTCCTCCGGGACTGACGAACGGACAAACCACCCGCCTGCGGATTCTGGCCGTCGAGACAACCAGCGCCGCACAGGTCCAGGCCTGCGGGACGTTTGCGACGGGCGAAACCCAGGAGTATCTGGTCCGGTACTCCCGCCCCCAGAACGATGTCGGGGTGACGGCGCTGCTGTCGCCGCAGGAAAGTTTCTGCCCGCAGAGTGCCCTCGAAATCAGCGTCCGGATTCGGAATTTTGGTACCGTTACCCAGAACAATATTCCGGTTACGGTTCGCATTCTAAAACCCGACAATACCCCGGTGGCCACCCTGACCGGCAACCTGCAACGGCCGCTCGGTCCTTTGCAGGAAACGGAATTTGTCCTTACGGGCCAGATTCCGCTGCAGTACGGACAACCGTATCGCTTCGTCGTTACGACCAACCTGTCCTCCGATCAGGATGCTTCCAACAACCCGTTTACGGACCAGCGAACGGTAGCGCAGGACCCGGCAAGCGACGCCCGTTTTACGGCTTCATTCTGCTCCGAAACGCCGGTGACGCTGCAAAATCTGGGTGCCGGAACGGCTTTCTGGTACGACTCCCCGCAGGGCGGCAACCTCCTCGGCGTCGGCAATCTGATCCGGACACCCATCCGAACGACGAACAACGTCTATTACGCTTCGCTGAACGAATTCAACGCGACGCTGGGGCCGGTGTCCAAACAGGACTTTACCGGGGGAAGCTACGCCGGAAACTTCGGGCCGCAGCCGCTGATCACCACCCAGGTACCGCTGATTCTGGAGAGTGCCCGGCTGTACATCGGGTCGGCGGGCCAGATCACTTTTACCGTCCGGAAGCTGGACGAAACGGTCGTATCGACGGTGACGCTCAACGTGACGCCCACCCGGAATCCCAACACGCCCGCCGGACAGCCACCCGCCGGACAGCTTTCCGACGACCCAACGGACCCCGGTGAAATTTATAACCTGAATTTGCGCATTCCCGAACCGGGCAATTACAAGATTACCATCGCCTACGACGGCGGCGCTTCCATTTTCCGGAGCAATTCGGGAGTCAGCGGTTTCCCCTTCGAAATTCCGGGAGTTGCCCGGCTGCGCGGCTCGCTTTTCAACAACGACACCATCCGGAACGCCTATTATTACCTCTACAACCTCCGGCTGCGTTCGCTGGGCTGTTCGGCCGGGCAGCGGACGCAGGTCACGGCCCAGTCGGCCACGTCGACGCTGGCGACCGTAACGGCAACCGGCCCCACGAGCATCTGCCGCGGCGAGTCCGTCACGCTGCGGGCTCCGGAATCCCAGGCGGTGACCTACCAGTGGGTACTCAACGGCAACGTCATTCCGGGCGCGACGACCGCCACGCTGGCGGCCACCGAAAGCGGCGCTTATGCCGTGCGGGTGACGGGCACCTGCGCGCCGGTCCTGTCTGAACCGCTGGCCGTGACCGTCCGCGAACCCGCCCGGCCCACCCTCACCCGCAACGGCTTTACGCTGACGTCCAGCGTGGCGACCGGCAACCAGTGGTTCCGCGACAGCGTAGCCATTTCTGGCGCTACCGGCTCCAGCTTCCAGGTCACGCGGTCCGGCCGCTACGCCGTGCGGGCCAGTCCCAACGGCTGCGTACCGCTGCTTTCCGAGGCGGTCAGTGTGGAGGTCATAACGGGCCTGGAACCTCATTCGGGCGGTTCCCTGCATCTTTTTCCGGTGCCGGCCACCCGCGAACTGACCATTGAGTTTGAACCCGTTGCCGCTACGGGCGAAAAGTATACGGCGGTCCTGACCGATGCGCGGGGCGTCCCGCTTCAGACCCTTACCCTGCTTAAATCCGGCCGAGTCTTCAGTCGGGTGCTGGACGTCAGTACGCTGCCGGGCGGCCCTGTTTTTGTGGCCATCCTGAATGAAACGGGGGTCATTCTCCGGCAGGGGCGTTTTCTGAAATTATAG
- the uvrB gene encoding excinuclease ABC subunit UvrB — translation MEFKLTSEFKPTGDQPSAIAKLVNGLQEGEPSQVLLGVTGSGKTFTVANVIAQLNRPALILSHNKTLAAQLYGEFKQFFPENAVEYFISYYDYYQPEAYIATTNTYIEKDLAINEEIDKLRLAATSALMSGRRDVIVVASVSCIYGMGNPEEFRRNVLRIGVGEILSRNQFLYRLVEILYSRTEGEFSRGTFRVKGDTVDVFVSYADFAYRIIFFGDEIESIQRIDPASGKRLSNERMISIFPANLFVTGRETLNGAIHEIQNDLVSQIKYFEKDLRFSEAERIKERTEFDMEMMRELGYCSGIENYSRYLDRRQPGQRPFCLLDYFPDDYLLVVDESHVTMPQIRAMWGGDRSRKEALVDYGFRLPSALDNRPLTFQEFEELAGQMIFVSATPADYELRKSEGVVVEQLIRPTGLLDPEIEVRPSLNQIDDLLEEIDSRIKRSERVLVTTLTKRMAEELSKYLDRVGIKTRYIHSEVKTLDRVEILRELRLGVFDVLVGVNLLREGLDLPEVSLVAIMDADKEGFLRDIRSLIQTIGRAARNANGKVVMYADRITGSMEKAIDETNRRRAIQMAYNEEHGITPTTVLKSREAIMEQTKVADSKPATSRGYYVEPDEIRIAADPVVQYMGKSDLEQLIAETQTRMEKAAKELDFLEAARLRDELFQLRDRLKAESK, via the coding sequence ATGGAATTCAAACTCACATCAGAATTCAAGCCGACCGGCGACCAGCCGTCGGCCATTGCTAAGCTGGTGAACGGCCTCCAGGAAGGCGAGCCGTCGCAGGTGCTGCTCGGGGTGACGGGAAGCGGCAAAACCTTCACCGTGGCCAACGTCATCGCCCAGCTGAACCGTCCGGCGCTGATTCTCAGCCACAACAAGACCCTGGCGGCCCAGCTCTACGGCGAGTTTAAGCAGTTTTTTCCGGAAAATGCCGTCGAATACTTCATCTCGTATTACGATTACTACCAGCCCGAGGCGTACATCGCCACGACGAACACTTATATCGAAAAAGACCTCGCCATCAACGAAGAAATCGACAAGCTTCGGCTGGCGGCCACCTCGGCCCTGATGAGCGGGCGGCGCGACGTGATCGTGGTCGCTTCGGTCTCCTGCATCTACGGCATGGGCAATCCCGAAGAGTTCCGGCGCAACGTCCTGCGGATTGGCGTCGGCGAGATTCTGTCCCGCAACCAGTTCCTGTACCGGCTCGTCGAGATTCTGTACAGCCGCACCGAGGGCGAATTCTCGCGCGGAACGTTCCGGGTGAAAGGCGACACGGTGGATGTGTTCGTTTCCTACGCCGATTTTGCCTACCGGATCATTTTCTTCGGGGACGAAATCGAAAGCATCCAGCGCATCGACCCGGCTTCGGGCAAGCGGCTTTCCAACGAACGGATGATTTCCATTTTCCCGGCGAACCTCTTTGTCACGGGCCGGGAAACGCTGAACGGGGCCATCCACGAAATTCAGAATGATTTGGTGTCGCAGATCAAATACTTCGAAAAAGACCTGCGCTTTTCGGAGGCCGAACGGATCAAGGAACGCACCGAGTTCGATATGGAGATGATGCGCGAACTGGGCTACTGCTCCGGCATTGAGAACTATTCCCGCTACCTCGACCGTCGGCAGCCCGGCCAGCGGCCTTTCTGCCTGCTCGATTACTTCCCGGACGATTACCTGCTGGTGGTGGACGAAAGCCACGTGACCATGCCGCAGATTCGGGCGATGTGGGGCGGCGACCGCTCCCGGAAAGAAGCCCTGGTCGATTACGGCTTCCGGCTACCCTCCGCGCTGGACAACCGACCGCTGACGTTCCAGGAGTTTGAAGAACTGGCCGGTCAGATGATTTTCGTGTCCGCCACCCCGGCTGACTACGAACTCCGCAAGAGCGAAGGCGTGGTGGTCGAACAGCTGATCCGCCCGACGGGCCTGCTGGACCCCGAAATCGAAGTACGGCCGAGCCTCAACCAGATCGACGACCTGCTGGAAGAAATCGACTCCCGCATCAAACGCAGCGAACGGGTGCTGGTCACGACGCTCACCAAACGCATGGCCGAGGAACTGAGCAAGTACCTCGACCGCGTGGGTATCAAGACCCGGTACATCCACTCCGAAGTGAAAACGCTCGACCGGGTGGAAATCCTGCGCGAACTGCGTCTGGGCGTGTTCGACGTGCTGGTGGGCGTCAACCTGCTGCGCGAAGGGCTTGACCTGCCGGAAGTTTCGCTGGTGGCGATCATGGACGCCGACAAGGAGGGCTTCCTGCGCGACATCCGTTCCCTGATCCAGACCATCGGCCGCGCCGCCCGGAACGCCAACGGCAAGGTCGTGATGTATGCCGACCGGATTACGGGCTCGATGGAAAAGGCCATTGACGAAACCAACCGCCGCCGGGCCATCCAGATGGCGTACAACGAAGAACACGGCATCACCCCGACGACGGTGCTGAAATCCCGCGAAGCCATTATGGAACAAACCAAAGTGGCTGATTCGAAGCCCGCTACGTCCAGAGGGTACTATGTCGAACCGGACGAAATCCGCATTGCCGCCGACCCGGTTGTCCAGTACATGGGCAAGAGCGACCTGGAGCAGCTTATCGCCGAAACGCAGACCCGGATGGAGAAGGCCGCCAAGGAACTCGACTTCCTCGAAGCCGCCCGCCTGCGCGACGAACTGTTTCAGCTACGGGATCGGCTGAAGGCGGAGAGCAAGTAA
- a CDS encoding glycoside hydrolase family 140 protein, with protein sequence MRFLTGWILLTVLLGAPAAGQRVAFPLRVSENGRYFTDQQARPFLYHADTGWQIFARLTLPEAREYLTTRKNQGFNTLQVQISMNPDSVSRAGHKPFVDYDFARPHEGYFAHVERVIQVADSLNLLLNIAPFWIGCCREGYGVGAKTEVYARNGPDKARRLGEYLGRRFGKYNNIIWTMGGDNDPRSIRKEIEALAEGLHRTAPRQLITYHASPPHSSTDLFQYAPWLGYSMIYTYWREKPNEWVDPQQLVHVYEAALREYNKTDRLPFILGEAQYEGDGRLYNNDIGTPQHIRRQAWWTLLSGGTGHAYGHDGWAFPQNWRSILQYPAGSQHLRQFITYFESIPWWRLVPDQKHQTLVAGYGEYTKANYVTAALTDDGTLLVAYLPEPGRVKVDLSRLKGAQVTARWLDPRTGRFADAGKFPNQGIKQFTSPPQDDWVLEIRAGQ encoded by the coding sequence ATGCGCTTTTTAACAGGCTGGATTTTACTAACGGTGCTTTTGGGCGCGCCCGCCGCCGGACAACGGGTTGCTTTTCCGCTGAGGGTCAGCGAGAACGGCCGTTATTTTACCGACCAGCAAGCCCGCCCTTTTCTGTACCATGCCGATACGGGCTGGCAGATTTTCGCCCGCCTCACCTTACCCGAAGCCCGCGAGTACCTGACGACCCGAAAGAATCAGGGCTTCAATACGCTACAGGTGCAGATTTCGATGAATCCGGATTCGGTCAGCCGGGCGGGGCACAAGCCGTTTGTCGACTATGATTTCGCCCGACCCCACGAAGGGTATTTTGCCCATGTCGAACGGGTCATTCAGGTTGCCGATTCGCTGAACCTGCTGCTCAACATCGCCCCGTTCTGGATTGGCTGCTGCCGCGAAGGGTACGGTGTGGGGGCCAAAACGGAAGTGTATGCCCGAAACGGGCCGGACAAAGCCCGGCGGCTGGGCGAGTACCTCGGGCGGCGTTTCGGAAAATACAACAACATTATCTGGACGATGGGCGGTGATAACGACCCGCGCTCGATTCGCAAAGAGATCGAAGCACTGGCCGAAGGGCTGCACCGGACCGCGCCCCGGCAGTTGATTACGTACCATGCTTCCCCGCCGCATTCGAGCACCGACCTGTTCCAGTACGCGCCCTGGCTTGGCTACAGCATGATTTATACCTACTGGCGCGAAAAGCCCAACGAGTGGGTCGATCCGCAGCAACTGGTGCACGTCTACGAAGCGGCGCTGCGGGAGTACAACAAGACCGACCGCCTGCCGTTCATTCTCGGAGAAGCGCAGTACGAAGGCGACGGCCGGCTGTATAACAACGACATCGGGACGCCCCAGCACATCCGCCGACAGGCCTGGTGGACGCTGCTTAGCGGCGGTACCGGCCACGCCTACGGCCACGACGGCTGGGCTTTTCCGCAAAACTGGCGCAGCATCCTGCAATACCCGGCCGGGAGCCAGCACCTGCGGCAGTTCATTACCTATTTTGAAAGCATTCCCTGGTGGCGGCTCGTGCCTGACCAGAAGCACCAGACGCTCGTAGCCGGTTACGGCGAGTACACGAAAGCCAATTACGTGACCGCCGCCCTGACCGACGACGGGACTTTGTTGGTGGCGTATCTGCCCGAACCGGGCCGGGTCAAAGTGGATTTAAGCCGTCTGAAAGGCGCACAGGTGACGGCCCGCTGGCTCGACCCGCGCACCGGCCGCTTCGCCGACGCCGGGAAGTTCCCCAATCAGGGCATAAAGCAATTCACCTCACCCCCGCAGGACGACTGGGTGCTGGAAATCCGGGCGGGGCAGTGA
- a CDS encoding sialidase family protein: MKRCLLPFLLLPFLSALAQNARIVKSEFIYETAPFPSCHASTLAETPEGLVAAWFGGTHEKHPDVGIWVSRQTASGWTSPVEVANGVQTDGKRYPTWNPVLFQYEAGPLVLFYKVGPNPKEWWGMQMTSADGGRTWTKPERLPDGIAGPIKNKPELLASGKLLCPSSTEDNGWRLHMESTTDKGKTWKRTEALNTGTGDQGAIQPSLLRHPGGRLQLVCRATNGWIQTAWSDDEGEHWTPLENLALPNPNSGIDAVTLKNGQHLLVYNHVPTEAKKWGSRSPLNVAVSTNGKDWSPLVELENERGAEFSYPAVIQTKDGLIHFTYTWKRQRIKHVVLQAGGLAAEKK, translated from the coding sequence ATGAAACGCTGTCTGCTGCCTTTTTTGCTGCTGCCCTTTCTGTCCGCCCTCGCACAAAACGCCCGGATTGTCAAAAGCGAGTTTATTTACGAGACGGCTCCTTTTCCGTCCTGTCATGCCTCCACGCTGGCCGAAACGCCGGAAGGGCTGGTCGCAGCCTGGTTCGGTGGGACGCACGAAAAGCACCCGGATGTCGGCATCTGGGTCAGTCGGCAGACGGCTTCAGGCTGGACCAGTCCAGTGGAAGTGGCCAACGGCGTGCAGACAGATGGAAAACGCTACCCCACCTGGAACCCGGTGCTGTTTCAGTACGAGGCCGGCCCGCTGGTCCTGTTTTACAAAGTCGGCCCGAACCCGAAAGAGTGGTGGGGCATGCAGATGACCTCTGCCGACGGCGGCCGGACCTGGACGAAGCCCGAAAGGCTGCCCGACGGCATTGCCGGACCGATCAAAAATAAACCCGAACTATTGGCTTCCGGAAAACTGCTTTGCCCGTCGAGCACCGAAGACAACGGCTGGCGGCTCCATATGGAAAGCACCACGGACAAGGGCAAAACCTGGAAGCGCACTGAAGCGCTGAATACGGGCACAGGCGACCAGGGAGCTATTCAGCCCAGCCTTTTGCGGCATCCCGGTGGACGGCTGCAACTGGTTTGCCGGGCCACAAACGGCTGGATTCAGACGGCCTGGTCCGACGATGAAGGCGAGCACTGGACGCCGCTGGAAAACCTGGCACTACCCAATCCCAACTCCGGTATCGACGCCGTAACGCTTAAAAACGGGCAGCACCTGCTGGTCTACAACCATGTGCCGACGGAAGCGAAGAAATGGGGCAGCCGCTCGCCCCTGAACGTGGCCGTTTCGACAAACGGAAAAGACTGGTCGCCGCTGGTGGAGCTGGAAAACGAACGGGGCGCGGAATTTTCCTACCCGGCCGTGATCCAGACGAAAGACGGACTTATCCATTTTACCTACACCTGGAAACGGCAGCGCATCAAGCACGTAGTGCTGCAGGCCGGTGGGCTGGCGGCGGAGAAGAAATAG
- a CDS encoding DUF2911 domain-containing protein: MKRILIITGIVLVVLLAAFIGLRAWTKSKSPAATAEINQNGVSVKVEYSQPSKRGRDIFGELVPYGQVWRTGANEATTIEFDQNVIVAGQPLDEGKYSLWTIPGEENWIVIFNRETGQWGTNYDQTEDVLRVPVVSRKRSSVAEQFFISFSPREGGTDMLLTWDETEAVVPILPRNQ, encoded by the coding sequence ATGAAACGAATTCTCATCATCACCGGCATTGTACTGGTTGTTCTGCTGGCCGCGTTCATCGGCCTGCGCGCCTGGACCAAATCCAAAAGCCCGGCGGCGACGGCCGAAATAAACCAGAACGGGGTCTCCGTCAAAGTAGAATACAGCCAGCCATCAAAGCGGGGTCGGGATATTTTCGGGGAACTGGTCCCCTACGGGCAGGTCTGGCGGACCGGCGCCAATGAGGCCACCACCATTGAATTTGACCAGAACGTCATCGTGGCCGGTCAGCCGCTCGACGAAGGCAAATACTCGCTCTGGACCATTCCCGGCGAAGAAAACTGGATTGTCATCTTTAACCGGGAAACCGGGCAGTGGGGCACCAATTACGACCAGACGGAGGACGTGCTGCGGGTGCCGGTCGTATCCCGGAAACGGTCCTCGGTGGCCGAGCAGTTTTTCATCAGCTTCAGCCCCCGCGAAGGCGGCACCGACATGCTCCTGACCTGGGACGAAACCGAAGCGGTCGTGCCGATTCTGCCTCGAAATCAATAG